The Calypte anna isolate BGI_N300 chromosome 3, bCalAnn1_v1.p, whole genome shotgun sequence genome segment ATGATGTTAATACCCAACAGAGGATCCATCTTTTCCCTACTTTTCCATTGTCTTTTTTGACATTTCTCAGTGATTCTTCCTCCATGGGCAGAGCAGTCACATTCTGCTTTCAACTCTATTTGGATTCTTCACTAAGGAGCGACTCTGTGAAACCTGCTGCTTTCATTCCTGCCCCTGACCATCTTGGCGTTCTCCCAATGTGCAGTGCCCTGCTTTCTTGCTGTTTGACTGAAGAAGCAATTCAGGTATGCAGAAGACTTTGAGGAATATGAGTGCaaagatttctttaaataacTGGCTCAGATCATGAAGAGGCAAAAATATGAGTTTCGGGGCTTCCTGCTAGCTCTGTGGTGATGGGTTTATGCTTTGTCCTACATTCCCTTAAGCTGCCCATCACCAGTCTTCCAGCCATTTCCTGGAAAGCAACCAACTGATTGTGTTCCAACTTTGCTATGGCCataaacagtgaaaaaacttGGCTCATCTGgcactgctctgctgagccTTATCTGGACCCCACTGCAACCCTCAATGAAGAGAGCTCCATTCTGCCTAATTCTTTGTGTGAGGGCTGTAAATACCTAAAGATATGTTTTGTATGAGTGAGGTATAATGGAGGCTGTGACTTCCCTACTATTGCTTCTGGGTAGCCTCATGCCAATTCTCCATAACTCACTTTGGCAAGCTGGCAGCTTCCAGAATCTAAAAGCCAAAAATAGGAAAGGGCATTTGCTGGGCGGTGTTACAATGTGTACTTGGCTTTAAAAAGGATCTCATACTTAAGGCAGTGGAGAGCAAAAGGTATACCAGTATCACCATGGATATGTGACATTAAACAAACCACTTGTCATGATACACAGCTGACTTCTTGCCAAATGGAACAGGATCTTCTTATTATTCATTGTTTTGCCCTGTAAAACCTGCACAAccatgagaaggaaaaatatccaGAAAAGTATTGTCACTTTTCTGACTATCCTCAGCCAGACTGGAGGTCCTGATTCAACAGCTCCCAGATGTCCACCTACTCATATATTTGAAGACCAAAACTTGAAACCATGGTGGGCACCCTACTTAATCACTTCAGGAAAGGGAGCTCCAGGATGAGGCCACTTCCTCACAGTAGCTGACACTTGCAAAGCTTCCTGTCCTCCCAGGGATTTCATTCCACCCCTGATGTCCCTCACAGCTAGGTGTCAGCAGGGTATTTTTTGGCCACTTGTATGCACCCACCCATTTCTGCCTCCCCTCACAGTTTTGTTAAGGATAGTACTGGCCACACCGAGAATTACCTTTCTCTCATCCTCCACACCTTGCTGCACAGGGAACACAGCTCTGTCTCCATCCCAGATGGAATCGAGGTGAAGCTAATGCTCCTTTTGGTTTCACCTTCATAGTTCACTGTGGACAGCTAAGAGCCTAGCCCACCCAAACAGGGGGAAGAGGGCTTGCACATGAACAGCATCTTGAAGCATCCTGTTTGCCCATGTCTGTGTCTTCCCAGGGAGGACCTGGACGCTCTTGCGTCCTTGTGGAGTGCGTGGAGCTGGAACCCCAGCTCAGCCTACATGATGGCAGCGCTGGCCTCAAGTGACAAGCACACAATTCTTTGTGtctgggggcagggggaaggtgGTCCTGACTGCCGCTGCCCCCCTCAGTGTGCCTGTGAGCAGCTGCAAGGGGGAAAGCAGATAGGGGGAGAAGAAAGCCAAAAGGCACAATTGAAAATAGGCCACCACTCAGCACTTCCCTGCACAGGCCTTCCCCAAGGGTCCCTCGGTGCTTCCCTGGTACTTCAGCACAGCCACCCTtcacagaggagctggtggaTCTGGAGCAGGAGACAAGAGCAGCGGCCTCAGGGGCTCTGCACAAGCATGGGGGGTGCTGTGTGGGCGCTGCCAGACACGGGACAGTGATAGGGAACTTGCCTAGCCAGAGCCATCGTGTTTGCAGAGCATGTACCCACCCGTGTCCCACGTTCTATTCTTTGCCATTCCAAgaacaataataaataattctaaTAAACCCACCAAGCCGGCCAAGGCCAAGAGTGGGTGGGCACCTGGCCAGCATGCCCCAGCTGGCTGTGGGACAAACACAAGGGATGGAGGTAGGGGGTCGGGGAGGAATGTGCCGGCACTCCCTTACACACAGTGTCtgcgaaaaaaaaaaaaagcggaTCTCGGACCTCTCCTGTGGCAGAGGGACCGGCCCCGGGGACGGCCACGCGGGTCGGGGGGACTGAGGCCGGGGGCGCCGTGCACATGCACCGCGGCGAGGCCGGAGGGGGGGACCCCGCCCTGCCTGGGAAGCACCACAGGAGAGCCCACCTCCACGCGTGTCCGCGGCCGCCGGGCTACGGTCCCACGAATGGCGGGGGCAAGAGGAAGCCCGGCGGTGCCCGACTTTGGGGCCAGCCGGGGAGGCGGGCAGCGCCCTCCACTGTGGCCGTGCCGGAGGCGGGTGATGGGCGGCGGGGTGCGCGGGGTACCGCTGCCTGCTGCCCCGCCGCCCAGCCCCGCTTTGTTCCCGGGGGTAGGGGAGCTGGGAGAAGCGCGGAACCAGGGGCTCAATGACCCGATAGCCCCCGTGTAGCCCAGCCGGAGGCGTGTGTGCATGGGGGTGCCTGGGCACTCCCCAGGCCCGCCTGACCCTTCCCGCACCTCCCCCTGCGCGCCTGTGCGCCTGTGCGCGCCgggtgctggggtgggtggttttttttttcttttctttctttttttttttttttttttttttttttttttttttttttttttttttttccttcccctcgCTTGCTCCAGGTTTTACTTCTGGTTGCCTGTAAGGGTTTTGCTCCTCCCTTCTGAAATCCTATATTAGCTGTGGCCAAAGCTGGGTAAGAAACACAGCTCATTGTTGGCAAGTGCTGATGAGCCTCGCAGAGGAGTGAAAAACAGCTCTGGGGCTGCGGCAGCGATCACAGCACCGTCACGTAAGCGGCGAGGCGAGAGAGAGCCGGGGAAGCCCTCCCTATGCTGGGTGACTTTTACTGACTGATTTCACCGCCACCTttgaagcaaaagaagaaagaaaccgGGAGGTGAGTGCGGCGGTTCTCGTAGCTGGTGCCGGGTGTCCCTTTTGTGTGCAACAGGAAAAATGGGACTGTTTAAACACGCGAGGAAAGGTGTTTCTCAGCTGCCTGGCTTTACCTCCTTATCCGTGCGTTCCTATATTTTTACCAGAATAATTAGGACTTAATTCCAAAAGTTGCTGACAGCGGTTAGGTGGGACTTCCTAATTCTTTGCTCAGTCCCCGCAAGTTAGCGAGAGCGCCGTGGAAATCCGCTGCCTTCCCTGGCGAAGCCGGGGGGCTCGGGCGCCTTTTGAACGTGCGGGGAGGAGGCGGCTGTTGCCGTATGCAACACTTTCCGCTGATAGGTATGCACAAGTTGGAGTGGGAAGGCGTGTTGCTCGCCGGATTAGCGGAGGGGACGGGGATTTTCGTACCGTAGGCTCCTCTTGTATTTTCCCCTTTGTACTCCGCGgtgggagatttttttttttttttttccctgcctcccGAGAAAAGGGAGGACGGCAGGACCTGCGAAGTCGTTTCTCCCAGGGCCGGGCAAGATGCAGCCGGTCCGGGAGAGGGTGGCTGGATGTCCGAGGGTCTTGTTTTTCTAATGTGTTCCCACACTAACTTTCCAGGTGGGCAATGGCAGACCACATGATGGCCATGAACCACGGGCGATTCCCCGACGGATCCGGCGGGCTTCACCACCACCCCGCGCATCGGATGGGCATGGGGCAGTTTCCCACcccccatcaccaccaccagcagcagcaggcgCCGCAGCAGCACGCCTTCAGCGCCCTGATGGGCGACCATATACATTACGGAGCTGGGAATATGAACGCGAGCAGCGGGGTGAGGCACGCCATGGGGCCGGGCAGCGTGAGCGGAGGGCACCCGGCCGGCAGCATGCCGCCCCCCGCCCGCTTCAGCGGCTCCCAGTTCCTGGCCCCCCCAGTCGCCAGCCCGGGAGGGCAGCTGAGCGCCAGCATGCAGCTCCAGAAGCTGAACAACCAGTACTTCAGCCACCACCCCTACCCCCACAGCCACTACATGCCGGACTTGCACCCCGGCAGCCACCAGCTGAAcggcagcagccagcagcagcatttcagggACTGCAACCCCAAGCACGGCGGCGGCGGAGGCAGCGGCTTACCGCCCGCCGTCCCCCACGTCCCCGCGGCAATGCTGCCGCCCAATGTCATAGACACTGACTTCATCGACGAGGAGGTCCTCATGTCCTTAGTCATCGAAATGGGGCTGGATCGCATCAAGGAGCTTCCCGAGCTGTGGTTGGGACAGAACGAGTTTGACTTCATGACAGACTTCGTTTGcaaacagcagcccagcagggtgAGCTGCTGat includes the following:
- the CITED2 gene encoding cbp/p300-interacting transactivator 2, with product MADHMMAMNHGRFPDGSGGLHHHPAHRMGMGQFPTPHHHHQQQQAPQQHAFSALMGDHIHYGAGNMNASSGVRHAMGPGSVSGGHPAGSMPPPARFSGSQFLAPPVASPGGQLSASMQLQKLNNQYFSHHPYPHSHYMPDLHPGSHQLNGSSQQQHFRDCNPKHGGGGGSGLPPAVPHVPAAMLPPNVIDTDFIDEEVLMSLVIEMGLDRIKELPELWLGQNEFDFMTDFVCKQQPSRVSC